In a genomic window of Littorina saxatilis isolate snail1 linkage group LG6, US_GU_Lsax_2.0, whole genome shotgun sequence:
- the LOC138969627 gene encoding protein mono-ADP-ribosyltransferase PARP12-like, translating to MKSKGFSLVSNPQNRHGNLIVNEHYLFHGTKQEFIDKIVNEGLDSRIANDQAMLGPGIYASESPTKADQYTDTKGQRTGGNKTMMLMRVLLGEPFISKSGNPTKYKRAPCKKCFQDRCACKNNECFDSVIDDAGRNFREFVVYSQDMCYPEYIIHYQRVNLHQMMRVLCGKACKL from the exons ATGAAGAGTAAAGGGTTTTCTCTTGTCAGCAATCCCCAGAACAG ACATGGGAACCTGATA gtGAATGAACATTACCTGTTCCATGGCACAAAACAAGAGTTCATCGACAAAATTGTCAACGAGGGCCTCGATTCTCGTATTGCCAATGATCAAGCCATGCTGGGACCTGGAATCTATGCCTCAGAAAGTCCCACAAAGGCCGATCAGTACACAG ATACTAAAGGACAGAGAACAGGCGGCAACAAAACCATGATGCTGATGCGGGTTCTCCTGGGGGAGCCCTTCATCAGCAAGAGCGGGAACCCTACCAAGTACAAGCGTGCACCTTGCAAGAAGTGCTTCCAGGATCGATGTGCGTGCAAAAATAACGAGTGCTTTGATTCGGTCATTGATGATGCTGGCAGAAACTTCCGAGAGTTTGTCGTCTACAGCCAAGACATGTGTTACCCTGAGTACATCATCCATTACCAGAGAGTAAATTTGCATCAAATGATGCGCGTTCTGTGTGGCAAGGCTTGCAAACTATAA
- the LOC138969145 gene encoding uncharacterized protein — translation MAEKDWTVNDLADLIVMEQLMSSLRPEVVTFVQEHQPKTTQEAADWIRVHEDAQAISGKSSGSRPGKSGNSGSSGPKDGKDDQGHKGSSSRTDIQCYYCNKRGHVKKDCHKRQADQKGVHFVGSEELRDVTSSCTIPQLCVPCSRKHFQPHCNVYVNGVKGEGLRDTGADMIVVRASLVPAMAYTGDSIRVRMAEASHACDLNTAVIKVVTPLFTGTIVAVVMDDPPCDLLIGNRVQFVDGVTREVPVYRSPDVISVLTRAQAEREDKPLKPLPAARAALGNVTPALLAKAQDSDPTLATPREHAKSGKVKLSGKHGRSRFLRDKKLLYREFSNKEGAFKQVVVPREFREGVMATAHDSILGGHLGTKKTTDRVWRHFYWPGICTDVRRFCASCDKCQKVVAKGRVRKVPLEKMPLIDEPFRRVAVDIIGPILPASEDGNRYILTMVDYATRYPEAIPLKSIEATRVAEALVTMWSRLGIPSEVLTDRGTQFTGGVMAEAARLLSLEQHFTTPYHAQCNGLVERFNGTLKTMLRKLAQEKPRTWDRYIPALLFAYREVPQESLGFSPFELLYGRQVRGPMAILRQAWTDEEADEEVQTTATYIVELRNRIEETCKLAQENLGRAAQRYARGFDRKARPRSFKIGERVLLLLPVKHNKLQLQWQGPFEVTAKVGQNDYRIVMNGKARLYHANLLRAYIERTAYGEKDKVTEAVAVVMDETTEEQGGGRVPVCPLEASEDHTDVHISPELGDDQQADLQEILKDAARVLTDIPLQTHLEEFTFDLLEKQPVRTKQYPMPHAQKEVVRKEIADMTKLGVIEPANSPYSSPIVLVKKKDGRVRFCVDYRKLNKITAFDAEPMPDVDYLFSHLAKAKYFSKLDLTKGYWQIPVAEEDRPKTAFTTPFGQFQWTVMPFGLQNAGAVFTRMMRKLLEPLKREDISSFIDDVLIATETWTEHLDALRDVFGRLKDGNLGAKPSKCYLGFRELSFLGHVVGEGLLVPEDDKIQKIREAEPPRTKKEVRSFLGLASFYRRFIPHFAEIALPLTNLTKKLQPTVVVWTEECSSAFNTLKRRLTSQPILRLPDLNKDFVLRTDASGKGLGTVLLQETEGFLHPVCFASRKLTSAEAAYATVERECLAIVWGIQKFEAYLYGRPFCLETDHQPLQYLQVARLANARLMRWALILQPYQFTVRVIPGANNVGADFLSRAVEENMTVSETEVSS, via the coding sequence atggccgaaaaggactggaccgtcaacgaccttgccgacctcattgtcatggagcaactgatgtccagcctgcgacctgaggtggtgaccttcgtgcaggagcaccagccaaagactactcaggaggcagccgactggatcagagtacacgaggacgcccaggcgatctccggcaaatcttcaggctcacggccgggaaaatcgggaaattcgggttcttcaggacccaaggacgggaaggacgatcagggacacaagggatcaagttccagaactgacatccagtgttactactgcaacaagcggggccacgtgaagaaggactgccacaagagacaggctgaccagaagggcgtacactttgttggcagtgaggagctaagggacgtcacgagctcatgcacaattccacaactctgcgttccgtgctccaggaaacatttccagccccactgcaacgtctacgttaacggagtgaagggcgaaggtctgcgggacacaggggcagacatgatagtggttcgggcgagtctagttccagctatggcctacacaggagacagcatcagggtgagaatggccgaggcatctcacgcttgcgatttgaacacggcagtgatcaaggtcgtaacaccgttgttcacggggaccattgtggccgtcgtcatggacgatcctccatgcgacttgctcattggaaaccgggttcagtttgtggacggcgtcaccagggaggttcccgtttaccggtctcccgacgtcatttcagttctcacgcgggcacaggcggagcgagaggacaaacctctcaaacccctacctgctgcacgagctgccctggggaacgtgacccccgcgcttctcgcgaaggctcaggattctgacccgaccttagctactcctcgggagcacgcgaagtcggggaaggtgaagctgagcgggaagcatgggaggtcaaggttcctcagggacaagaagttgctctaccgtgagttcagcaacaaggaaggtgcattcaaacaggttgtcgtgcctcgcgagtttcgcgagggtgtcatggcaacggcacacgactcgattctgggagggcatcttggcaccaagaagaccacggatcgtgtctggcgccacttttactggccaggcatctgcacggatgtccgacgtttctgtgcgtcctgcgataagtgccagaaggtggttgccaaaggaagggtgaggaaggtccccttagagaagatgccgctcatcgacgaaccctttcgtcgggtggcagtggacatcatcgggcccatcttgcctgcgtctgaggacggaaacagatacattttgactatggtggactacgctactcgatacccagaggcgatccctctgaaatcgattgaagccacgcgagtagctgaggctctggttactatgtggtcccggctgggaattccatcagaggtactcaccgacagaggcacgcagttcacgggaggagtgatggcggaggcagcacgactgctatcactggagcagcacttcaccactccttaccatgctcagtgcaacggactggtggaaaggttcaatggcaccttgaagaccatgctgaggaaactagctcaggagaaaccacgcacgtgggacaggtacatcccagcattgctttttgcataccgcgaggttcctcaggagagcttgggtttttccccatttgagttgttgtacggcagacaggtacgcggtcccatggctatcctgcgtcaagcttggacggacgaagaagctgacgaggaggtgcagacgacagcgacctacatagtagaactcaggaacaggattgaagagacctgcaaactggctcaagagaacctgggaagagcagcacagcgttatgcgcgaggattcgaccgcaaggcacggccgcgcagcttcaagattggagaacgggtgttgctacttctacctgtcaaacacaacaagctacaactgcagtggcaaggaccttttgaggtgacagcgaaagtgggccagaacgactacaggatcgtcatgaacgggaaagcacgcctgtaccacgccaacctgctgcgcgcctacatagagaggactgcctacggggaaaaggacaaagtgacagaagcagttgctgtcgtgatggacgagacaacggaggaacagggaggaggacgtgtaccagtttgtccgctggaggctagtgaggatcacacggacgtgcacatctcacctgaacttggggacgaccagcaggcggacttgcaagagatcctgaaggatgcagcacgggtccttacagacataccacttcagacgcatttagaggagtttaccttcgacttgctggagaaacagccagtgaggacgaagcagtatcccatgcctcatgcccagaaggaggtggtcaggaaggaaatcgccgacatgacgaagttgggcgtcatcgagccagcgaactctccctacagttctcCAATTGTGCtggtgaagaagaaggatggacgcgtcaggttctgtgtcgactaccggaagctgaacaagattacggcgtttgacgcggaacccatgcctgatgtggactacctcttcagtcacttggccaaggccaagtatttttcaaaattagacctcaccaagggatactggcaaattccagttgccgaggaagatcgcccaaagactgcatttaccactccattcggccagttccagtggacagtcatgccttttggtctacagaatgcaggtgccgtcttcactcgcatgatgaggaaacttttggaaccattgaagcgcgaggacatcagcagtttcatcgacgatgtgctgatcgcgacagagacatggactgaacatctcgacgccctgcgcgacgtgttcggaaggttgaaggacggaaatctgggagctaaaccgtccaagtgctacttgggatttcgggaattgtctttcctgggtcatgttgtcggcgagggattgctcgttccagaggacgacaagatccagaagattcgggaggcggagccaccgcgcacgaagaaagaagtcaggtctttcctgggcctagccagcttctacagacgcttcatcccgcactttgccgaaatcgcactaccattgaccaaccttaccaagaaactacaaccgaccgttgtagtgtggactgaggaatgcagctccgcattcaacaccctgaagaggcggctcaccagtcagcctattctccgactaccagacctgaacaaggacttcgtgctgaggacagacgcttcagggaagggacttgggacagtgttgcttcaggagacagaggggtttttgcaccctgtttgcttcgccagccgtaagctgacctcggccgaggcagcgtatgcaacggttgaacgcgagtgtctcgccattgtctggggcatccagaagttcgaagcgtacctgtacggacgacctttctgtctggagacggaccatcaacctctgcaatatcttcaggttgcaaggttggcaaacgccagacttatgcgctgggcgttgattctccaaccgtaccaattcacggtacgcgtcattccgggcgccaacaatgttggagctgactttctctctcgggctgtagaggagaacatgactgtgagcgaaaccgaggtttcgtcttga